In Flavobacterium endoglycinae, one DNA window encodes the following:
- a CDS encoding GH92 family glycosyl hydrolase, which yields MVKKYNRIVLGGILALNLIFVNPINSQKKKDKQIQTNYTQYVDPVIGSAGHGHVFVGANVPFGAVQLGPVNIFEGWDWCSGYNYASNTILGFTHTHLSGTGIGDLNDILVLPVSGKVGLIKGTKEDMVNGYGSFFSHKNEVTKPGYYSVLLDKYKIKAELTASERVGFHKYTFENTNDSHILIDLADGIGWDRPVKTFIKKISETKIEGYRYSTGWASDQRVYFAMEFSEPITNMAVYDSTAMVKGTEGEGLKIKAVLDFKTLKNKQVLVKVGISPVSTENASANIKGEIPDWNFDAVVKLADSKWNKELNKVQIKADEKTMKVFYTSLYHTMFAPSIFNDANGDYRGTDKKVYEKANFTNYTTFSLWDTYRGLHPLYTITQPEKINDIVKSFLAIYEQQGRLPVWHLMGNETNTMNGNHSIAVIVDAYLKGYRDYDTNLAYEAIKKTAMQTRDGMDYVQKLEYIPADKLLESVGNALEYAIDDYCIALMAKSLNKTDDYNYFTKRANLYKQYFDKETTFMRGKLTNGNWRTPFNPLSSAHRKDDYVEGNAWQYTWLVPQDPYGLIELFGSEEKFIAKLDSLFLLTDKVEGEDVSPDISGLIGQYAHGNEPNHHIPYLYAYVGQPWKTAKLIREIDDKFYSVKPDGLCGNEDLGQMSAWYILSSMGFYSVNPANGIYVLGSPLVNTAVIHHTKEVSFTINAVNNSASNIYIQKAEYNGKPYTKSYITHEMIVKGGELKLYMGDKPSTTWGVKKEDRPQ from the coding sequence ATGGTTAAAAAATACAATAGAATTGTTCTTGGCGGCATTTTAGCTTTAAACCTGATTTTTGTGAATCCTATAAATTCACAGAAGAAAAAAGACAAACAAATACAGACAAATTACACACAATACGTCGATCCCGTTATCGGATCTGCTGGTCACGGTCACGTGTTCGTTGGGGCGAATGTTCCTTTTGGAGCGGTGCAGTTAGGACCCGTGAATATTTTTGAAGGCTGGGATTGGTGCAGCGGTTATAACTACGCCAGTAATACCATTTTAGGTTTTACACACACGCATTTAAGCGGAACCGGAATTGGCGATTTAAATGATATTCTTGTACTTCCTGTCAGCGGAAAAGTCGGTTTGATTAAGGGAACAAAAGAAGACATGGTAAACGGTTACGGTTCGTTTTTCTCTCATAAAAATGAAGTAACTAAACCTGGATATTACAGTGTTTTATTAGATAAATATAAAATCAAAGCCGAATTAACGGCCAGCGAAAGAGTTGGTTTTCATAAATACACTTTCGAAAACACAAACGATTCACATATTTTAATTGATCTTGCTGACGGAATTGGCTGGGACAGACCTGTAAAAACGTTCATTAAAAAAATCAGCGAAACCAAAATTGAAGGATATCGTTATTCGACAGGCTGGGCTTCAGATCAGCGTGTTTATTTTGCAATGGAATTTTCGGAACCTATTACCAACATGGCGGTTTATGACAGTACTGCTATGGTGAAAGGAACGGAAGGAGAAGGCTTAAAAATAAAAGCGGTTTTAGATTTTAAAACCTTAAAAAACAAACAGGTTCTAGTAAAGGTTGGAATTTCTCCAGTAAGTACCGAAAATGCATCTGCCAATATAAAAGGAGAAATTCCAGATTGGAATTTTGATGCCGTTGTAAAATTAGCAGATTCAAAATGGAACAAAGAACTCAATAAAGTTCAGATCAAAGCAGATGAAAAAACAATGAAAGTTTTCTATACTTCGTTGTACCACACCATGTTTGCACCTTCCATTTTTAATGATGCCAACGGAGATTACAGAGGAACAGATAAAAAAGTTTACGAAAAAGCCAATTTTACCAATTACACCACTTTTTCACTTTGGGATACTTATCGCGGCTTGCATCCATTATATACGATTACGCAGCCAGAAAAAATCAATGATATTGTAAAATCGTTTCTGGCGATTTACGAACAGCAAGGCAGATTACCCGTTTGGCATTTAATGGGCAACGAAACCAATACCATGAACGGAAACCATTCTATAGCCGTTATTGTTGACGCTTACTTAAAAGGATATCGTGATTACGATACGAATTTAGCCTACGAAGCCATCAAAAAAACAGCAATGCAAACCCGAGACGGAATGGATTATGTTCAAAAACTCGAATATATTCCTGCCGATAAATTATTAGAATCGGTTGGAAATGCTTTAGAATATGCAATCGATGATTATTGTATTGCTTTGATGGCGAAATCTTTAAACAAAACAGACGATTATAATTACTTTACCAAAAGAGCCAATTTATACAAACAGTATTTTGATAAAGAAACCACTTTTATGCGTGGCAAATTAACCAACGGAAATTGGAGAACGCCATTTAATCCGCTTTCGTCAGCGCACCGTAAAGACGATTATGTCGAAGGAAATGCGTGGCAGTACACTTGGTTGGTGCCTCAGGATCCGTACGGTTTAATTGAATTATTTGGAAGCGAAGAAAAATTTATCGCCAAACTAGATTCACTTTTCTTATTGACGGATAAAGTAGAAGGTGAGGATGTTTCACCAGATATCAGCGGTTTGATTGGTCAGTACGCACACGGAAACGAACCCAATCATCATATTCCGTATTTGTATGCATATGTGGGCCAGCCTTGGAAAACAGCAAAATTAATTCGTGAAATCGATGATAAATTTTATTCTGTAAAACCAGACGGATTATGCGGAAATGAAGATTTAGGGCAAATGTCGGCTTGGTATATTTTATCATCTATGGGATTTTATTCGGTTAATCCAGCAAACGGAATTTATGTTTTGGGAAGTCCGCTAGTAAACACAGCCGTAATTCATCATACAAAAGAGGTTTCTTTTACGATAAATGCAGTTAATAACAGTGCTTCAAATATCTATATCCAAAAAGCGGAATACAACGGAAAACCCTATACAAAATCGTACATCACACATGAGATGATTGTAAAAGGCGGAGAATTAAAATTGTATATGGGAGACAAACCTTCAACAACTTGGGGAGTAAAGAAAGAGGATAGGCCTCAATAA